Proteins from one Maledivibacter sp. genomic window:
- a CDS encoding transposase, translating to LEQVMRRICGSYVYWYNSKYDRIGNLFQDRFKSEPVEDDKYLLTVQRYIHQNPIKAGLVTNIEEYKWSSYHEYVNKAELIDIGFTLNIFNNDRKKAIEGFTQYNNEVNDDACLDIEKRRRITDEEARTIIKNYVR from the coding sequence ATTAGAACAAGTAATGCGTAGGATATGTGGAAGTTATGTTTATTGGTACAACAGTAAATACGACAGAATAGGAAACTTATTTCAAGATCGATTTAAAAGTGAGCCCGTAGAAGATGATAAATATCTCCTAACTGTCCAGCGATATATTCATCAAAACCCTATTAAAGCTGGATTAGTAACTAATATAGAAGAATACAAATGGAGTAGTTATCATGAATATGTAAATAAAGCAGAGCTAATTGATATAGGCTTTACACTTAATATATTCAATAATGATAGAAAAAAGGCAATAGAAGGATTTACTCAATATAATAATGAGGTCAATGATGATGCTTGTTTAGATATAGAGAAAAGACGCCGCATAACCGACGAAGAAGCAAGAACAATAATAAAAAATTATGTAAGATAA